GACCACTTTCAAAAGAAGATCTTTTGTGTCGCTATTTAGATCTTCAAATGTAAATGTATTTTTTGTTGAGTTTCCGCCAATAAATTTTTCTAGACATAGAAGAAATGACGTTTTACCACAATTATTTTTGCCGATTATTAACGATAAATTCTTTTCTATATCTACAGTCGTTTTCTTTAGTAGCCTAAAGTTTTCTACAGTGATTTTTGTGACTCGCATTACGACTTCCTTTCATCAGCGACATATATTTTTTTGCAGTGCTACTCTCACGGCCCTCTGAGCCAGCATTAGACTAACCAGCAGGTCCGTGCCGGTGAGATTGCGTTATAGATAAACTCAATTGTTTTTAAGTCTCATACCTCATCAGTGCAGTCAGCTCCCCCAAAAATAAATAGCACGGTGATGGCACATTAGACCTATAGAAATTTTAAGGCAAGTCGGGCCTAGGCTCTGCTGAACGCGGCGCTCACTGGCGTTCTATCCGTAGGCTGTGGGTTAAGGAAAAAAGGGAAAAATTTATCTGACCTCTATTAATAAGATCGGAAATCAGCCAGCAGAAAACAATCGCCACGGATGGCCTTGGTAGCTTGTTGCGCCGAAAATAAACCGGATAGAAAAAGTTAAAGGTTCATTTCCCATCGGCTTGAGAGTCCATTCGCCCACCGCCAAAGTAATTCATAAACTCCCGCATTACCGCCGTAACCACCTCCTACGAAGCAATCTCCCAAAACCTTCTCTCCCCCAAAACCGGCTCCAACCGCTTGATAAGTTCCTGCGCCGTATTGTGCTGGCCCGTACGCAACCAGTGCCTGAACATATCCTCGTTTTCCTGCCTCGATAGCTGCGCAGCCTGGAGCAGTTTGAGTGCGTATCGGTAGTTCAGCGGCCACAGCTGCTTCAAAAAATCGAGTCTCTCAGCAATGGGAAGCCCCACTAACCAGCGCCTCACATCCTTATCCATCTGAGCAGTGCCAGATCGGGATGCCACCTGTTCCGGTGTGAAACGAATGTCGTCCATGGTGTGCGAGGCCGAAGAGATCTAAGGAAGATTTCATTCTGTCCCAAGCACAGGAATAACGGGCAGCTTTATTTTATCGCTCATACGGCACTCAATTTCGCAGCCCCTCCAAAAACGAAAAAACCACCCACACCCCAGCCGCAAAGCCACGATATGGATGGTCCCTTCAATCACTCTCAAACCACTACATTCAGCCACCTCAAACCCCGTTTTTCAATGCCCGCTTTTGGCGGTTAGCTACACCTCGTGTAAGGCAGCTTTGGGTCGTAAGCCGCACCATGGGTTCTTGCTAGCGGCTAGAGCGCAGTCATGACTTATTTAACACTTCATAACCACTCCTGGAGAACTGCACCATCTTGCCGATCTCGGTCTTAGGGTCATCCAAGAGTCCGCCTAGCCTTCCAGACTCTGGTCGTCGGCTTTGCCCCCTTCGCAAACTAGGGTCGTTATCAATGAAATGAGCCACATGCGCCAAGCGGTACATGGCATCGGCACGAGATTCAGGGTCTGGATTGTTTTTGGTGAAGTCACCTACGCGCCTTATCAGGGCGTCGCGAATCCTCAGCGGATATCCTTCCTGCGGGTTACGGTCCATTATTTCCCACATAATTCCCGCGTTCAGAATAGGGTTGCCGTCGAAGATATCCGCGGCTGAACGTTGATCGCCTGCGGGACGCGTTTCCTCGCGTGAAGGCGGACTCGACACATTGGCCTCACCGCGTACGGCAGGTTCCGTCCCAAGAGGAGCGTTTTTTTTCTGAGCCGCGTCATTGGCGGCATCCATCAACGCGGGATAACCGCCCCGAGCAAACGCCAATACCAGTCGCGCTTCGGAGCCTTCAAAAGAAAAATACTCGCTCTCCGGGTCTAGAAGCATAGGAACAATGTGCTGTTCGCCGTCGATTTTGCCGTTTCCGGCCTTTGAATCGGCGCCACCCTGCCCGTCGATGAAGCGAAGTACCGCCTCAGCTTTCAGTGCATTAGCCTTTTGAACGTCCGGGGGCAGGCGGTAGTCATCCCACTCACCCGTGTGCGTTTTAAAGGCTTTCAGGTCTTCAGGGTTCAATATGTAGTCAAGATTTTTGAACAACGGGCCCGCCGTAATTTCCGATACCGAACGTTGGTCAACCCTCTCGCCTTGAACAGAAACTGGTTGCTTTGGGCCTGGGGCGACTTTACTAGGTGTACGTTCTGTAACGGGAAGGTTTTGAATTAGGCTGGATATCTGAGTACTCACAGAAGGAATCGTCATATTTACCTGCATTTATAAAGGTTGGATAGGCAGCCACACATAGGCGTGGCCCCACTCTAATTGGTCAGGGCGCAGGAATTGGTTCCGTCTCAGTGGATGGCGCTTCTGTACTTTCCAGAGAAATCCTTGCTGTAGGTAAGATCGGAAGCGCCTTGGGAGAAGGCACAGGGAAATTTCTCTATAGGATGGCGGGGGATTAAATGGTCTTTGAATATATCGGCATGTGCGCTGGGGTCGTCATGATATTAAGCTTCCCGCTCTTTTTTTGTGCCAAGTTCAAAAAGCTCGACGCAGCAGAGCGCTATGTGGAGGGCAGCGCTTACATCACTGTGCACAGGAATATTATCCGTCATGCTCCATTTGATGGAAGGCCTCAGCGCCTGGTTGCTATGGGTATCATCATTCTTATTCCAAAAATACTTCAATGGAGGCGTTTAGTACGGGTCGAGGACGTTGATAAAATTCCACGGCATCTCAAGTGCTGGATGGTCATACCGACACTGATTGCTTTCACATCCGTCACCGTCATGTGTATCAGTTGGCTCTTGATAGAAAACTAAACCGCCCGCCCCAAACTGAAAAACCACCCATACCCCGGCCGCAAATCCAGGATATGGGTGGCTCAAAACATCAGGATCAAATCACGACATTCAGCTACCTCAAACCCCACTCACCAACTTCCCCCCCTCCATCCTGCGCTTATACGCACTGTCCCGACTCGCCAACCAAAAATACAACGGCGATGTCACCACCAACCCCACCACCCAGGACAAGTCCGCGCCGTTAATGTGTTCCGAAATCGGCCCCACATACAGCGGTGTGTTCATAAACGGAATCTGCACCGCAATCCCCACCGCGTACGCCAGCAGCGCTTGTGGGTTGTACTTGCCGTAGATGCCGCCATCGACGCGGAAGATCGAGGCGATGTCGTATTTGCCTTTGTGGATCGCGTAGAAGTCGATCAGGTTGATCGCCGTCCACGGCACCAGCACCACGAGCAGCACCAGCACCATGTCGACGAAGTGGCCGATGAAGTCTTTGGAGGCGAACACGGCTGCGATGGCGCAGGCGGCGAGTACGAGGATGGAGATCACTGCGCGGCTTTTGGCGGTGGGGATCCAGCGGTAGGCGAAGGTCTGTACCAGGGTGATGATCGACAGCACCGCGCCGTACAGGTTGAGGGCGTTGTGGCTGATTACGCTGAGCAAAAACAGCACGAGCATCAGCGGGCCGATGGCGCCGGTGGCGAGTTTGACGGCGTCCATGGTGTCCATGCCGACTGGGGTGGCGAGCACGGCGACGGCGCCGAAGATGAAGGCCAGGCTGGAGCCGAGGGCGGAGCCCAGGTAGGTGGTCCAGAAGGTGGACGCCACGGGTACGTCGGCCGGCAGGTAGCGGGAGTAGTCCGACACGTAGGGCGCGAAGGCGATTTGCCACAGCGCGGCGAGGGACACGGTGGCCAGCCAACCGGAGATGTTGAAGCTGCCACGGGTCAGAAAGTCCGTGGTTTGCACGTGGGTGAAGATGTAGCCGAAGCCCAGCACGATGCCGGCGCCGAGTACCCAGGTGCCGATGCGGTTGAGCACGTGGATGAAGCGGTAGCCGATGATGCCGATGATGCCGGAACCGATGGCGCCGATGACGATGCCGACGGGCACGGGCACGCTGTCGACCACGCCGTGCAGGGATTTACCCGCCAGCACGATGTTGGAGGCGAAGAAGCCGATGTACATGACGCCGGCGATGACCACCACCAGCAGGGCGCCGAGGGAGCCGAACTGCGCGCGGCTCTGGATCATTTGCGGGATGCCCATTTGCGGGCCTTGGGCCGAGTGCAGCGCCATCAGCACGCCGCCGACCAGGTGGCCGACGAGGATGGCGACGATGCCCCAGACCAGGTTCAGGTGGAACAGTTGTACACCCAGGGCACCGGTGACGATCGGCAACGGCGCGATGTTGCCGCCGAACCACAGGGTGAACAGGTCTCTTACCTTTCCATGGCGATCTTCCGGGGGCACGTATCCAATCGTGTGTTTTTCGATAAGCGGGGCGGAGGATGTTGCAGTGGTAACCATGACGAGCTCCAAGGCAAGGTGAGTACGTTGACGTACTTCGCTGTGCGACGCGTGTGCGGCGCTTTGTTGTTGGAGTGATCATCTGCAATGGGCGCGGGGAGGTAAATTAGTAAGTTTGTTGCTATAGACCTTAAAAAAAGTATCTCGCCGGATTTTTTGCTCCGGTATGTTGCAGGTGCTTGAATCAGTGTGAAAAAGCCGATTTTTACGCACGTGTTTGGGGCGAAGTTCCCCGTTTTCGGAGGTCCCGATGGCCGCGTATAACCTGCGCCAGCTCAGATATTTTGTTACCACGGCCGAGTGCGGCAGCGTCGCCGAGGCCTCGCGCAAGCTGTATATCGCGCAGCCGTCGGTGTCCACGGCGATCAAGCAGTTGGAAGACAGCTTCGGCGTGCAGCTGTTTATCCGCCATCACGCCCAGGGCGTTTCGCTCACGCCCAGCGGCGCGCGGTTTTATCGCAAGGCGCTGGAGCTGTTGCGGGTGGCCCACGAGTTCGAGCAGAACGCCTTGGCCGACAATGATGTGGTGGCGGGGCAGATCGACATCGGCTGCTTTGAGACGGTGGCGCCGTTGTATCTGCCGCGTTTGATTGCCGGCTTCAAGGCGCGCTGGCCGGGGGTGGAAATCCGCATTCGCGATGGCGAGCAGCAAGAGCTGGTGCAGGCGCTGACGGCGGGCAGTATTGATGTGGCGATGCTGTTTGAGCATGACTTGGGTGGCACGATTGAAACCACGCCGTTGATGCCGCCGCAGCAGCCATACGCGTTGCTGCCGGCGGATCATCGGTTTGCGCAGCAGGCCAAGGTGTCGTTGGCGGACCTGGTGCTGGAGCCTATGATTTTGCTGGATGTGCTGCCGAGCCGGACGTACTTCGTGAGCATCTTTGAAGAGCGTGGGCTGACGCCGAATATTGTGTTCAGCT
The sequence above is a segment of the Pseudomonas sp. R76 genome. Coding sequences within it:
- a CDS encoding purine-cytosine permease family protein yields the protein MVTTATSSAPLIEKHTIGYVPPEDRHGKVRDLFTLWFGGNIAPLPIVTGALGVQLFHLNLVWGIVAILVGHLVGGVLMALHSAQGPQMGIPQMIQSRAQFGSLGALLVVVIAGVMYIGFFASNIVLAGKSLHGVVDSVPVPVGIVIGAIGSGIIGIIGYRFIHVLNRIGTWVLGAGIVLGFGYIFTHVQTTDFLTRGSFNISGWLATVSLAALWQIAFAPYVSDYSRYLPADVPVASTFWTTYLGSALGSSLAFIFGAVAVLATPVGMDTMDAVKLATGAIGPLMLVLFLLSVISHNALNLYGAVLSIITLVQTFAYRWIPTAKSRAVISILVLAACAIAAVFASKDFIGHFVDMVLVLLVVLVPWTAINLIDFYAIHKGKYDIASIFRVDGGIYGKYNPQALLAYAVGIAVQIPFMNTPLYVGPISEHINGADLSWVVGLVVTSPLYFWLASRDSAYKRRMEGGKLVSGV
- a CDS encoding LysR substrate-binding domain-containing protein: MAAYNLRQLRYFVTTAECGSVAEASRKLYIAQPSVSTAIKQLEDSFGVQLFIRHHAQGVSLTPSGARFYRKALELLRVAHEFEQNALADNDVVAGQIDIGCFETVAPLYLPRLIAGFKARWPGVEIRIRDGEQQELVQALTAGSIDVAMLFEHDLGGTIETTPLMPPQQPYALLPADHRFAQQAKVSLADLVLEPMILLDVLPSRTYFVSIFEERGLTPNIVFSSPSIEMVRGMVGRGFGFSILVTKPFTEYTYDGQKVVCVPLAETVTGSGLSAVWLRRAPLTKPVQLFVDYCREELARLLG